A genomic stretch from Centroberyx gerrardi isolate f3 chromosome 10, fCenGer3.hap1.cur.20231027, whole genome shotgun sequence includes:
- the LOC139907859 gene encoding protein NLRC3-like, protein MSLEEERDERKHMGEPETDDDSRGTIKKEKTNSPSPSCLSMRSTLSKDAPYNFSKELNTNQRNLQQERWESSAPSCVSAKTNRSMDPPYDFSKGDSCPQLAQHQAESSEIPVVQSAQTQDLTSIFKTLDETIIAFVRTELERFKSILSPAFQGPAESQRQHEGPVEPDSGNRDAGATEGVLRVALYFLRQINQTVLADSLEKSHLGEFVVCQNKLKSSLRRRSEGVFEGIAKQGNPTLLNKIYTELYIVEGGDGQINTEHEVRLIEAASRRLGSQERSIKCDDIFEPLPGQDSPIRTVLTKGVAGIGKTVSMQKFALDWAEGKTNHRIQLIFSVPFRELNLMKGKILSLTEFLNHFFLETKGILDFSRFRVLFIFDGLDECRLPLDFKNNEILCDVAVPNSVDVLLTNLIKGKLLPSAQVWITSRPAAANHIPPDCVDRVTEIRGFNDPQKEEYIRKRICDQALASRIIEHVKSSRSLFIMCHIPVFSWISSTVLEKMLVQSEGGEIPKTLTQMYSHFLTFNVLVKQEKYNRDPEKGEAAEPQINMDEEVILKLGKLAYEQLEKGNLIFYEEDLRECGIDIKEASVYSGVCTQIFKEECGPFQEKVFCFVHLSIQEFLAALYVFHTFSHANVNVMVGQADDKTLQTPEQATVQQPLTALYRNAVDKALESENGHLDLFLRFLLGLSLESNQTLVCGLLKQRGNISQTATDETILYIKERIRKNSSPERCINLFHCLNELNDHSLVEEIQSYLNSGNLTEFQLSPAQWSALVFVLLTSEEDLDAFDLRKYSRSDEGLLRLMPVIKTSKTAQLSGCYLTERCCEALASALSSAGSQLKELDLSDNDLQDTGIKILSTGIASPHCKLEMLKLSFCGVTEAGCTSLAAALQSNPSDLRELDLTYNHPGASGVKLLSALLDEPLLKLKKLSVDHDGECWLKSGLKKYACELTLDPNTACRYLLLSDGNQKMTRGRAVQPYPDHPERMKSWGQMLCGEGLTGRRYWEVEWTGTSAGVGVCYRGICQKGEGNDCVMGYNDQSWSLRVYDGCYNAWHNRNGATISPPFPVSKRVGVYLDWPAGTLSFYSVSSNTLSHLYTFHAAFSEPLYPGFRLWHDDMSLSLCKVE, encoded by the exons atgagtctggaggaagagagagatgagaggaaacaCATGGGAGAACCTGAGACTGATGATGACTCCAGAGG AACAATcaagaaggaaaaaacaaactcaCCGTCACCTAGCTGCCTTTCCATGAGGAGCACGCTTTCAAAGGATGCTCCATACAACTTCAGCAAAGAACTGAATACCAATCAAAG gaaccTGCAGCAGGAGAGATGGGAATCATCTGcacccagctgtgtgtctgcaAAGACCAACAGGTCAATGGATCCACCATATGACTTCAGTAAAGGAGATTCATGTCCTCAACTCGCTCA ACACCAAGCGGAAAGTTCAGAGATTCCTGTTGTCCAGTCTGCCCAGACTCAAGACCTGACATCAATATTCAAG ACTCTTGATGAAACCATCATTGCTTTTGTGAGGACCGAACTGGAGAGATTCAAGAGTATCCTGAGTCCGGCTTTCCAAGGTCCAGCTGAAAGCCAAAGGCAGCATGAGGGACCAGTGGAACCGGACAGTGGGAACCGGGATGCCGGCGCCACAGAGGGAGTCCTGAGGGTCGCCCTGTACTTCCTGAGACAGATCAACCAGACGGTGCTCGCTGACTCACTGGAGAAGA GCCATTTAGGTGAGTTTGTTGTGTGTCAAAACAAACTGAAGTCCAGTCTAAGGAGGAGATCTGAGGGTGTGTTTGAAGGTATTGCCAAACAAGGAAACCCAACACTGCTCAATAAGATCTACACTGAGCTCTACATCGTGGAGGGAGGGGACGGGCAGATCAACactgaacatgaggtcagactgATTGAGGCAGCATCTAGAAGACTGGGAAGTCAAGAGAGATCCATCAAATGTGATGACATATTCGAACCACTGCCTGGCCAAGACTCGCCTATCAGAACTGTCCTAACAAAGGGCGTCGCAGGGATTGGAAAAACAGTTTCCATGCAGAAATTTGCACTGGACTGGGCCGAAGGGAAAACAAATCATCGCATCCAACTGATATTTTCAGTCCCATTCCGAGAGCTAAATTTGATGAAGGGCAAGATTTTAAGCTTGACTGAATTTCTCAATCACTTCTTCCTGGAGACAAAGGGAATTTTGGACTTCTCACGCTTCagagttttgttcatcttcgATGGTCTGGATGAATGTCGGCTTCCTCTGGACTTCaagaacaacgagatcctgTGTGATGTTGCTGTGCCAAACTCAGTGGATGTGCTACTGACGAACCTGATAAAGGGAAAGCTCCTTCCCTCAGCGCAGGTCTGGATAACCTCCCGACCAGCGgcagccaatcacatccctCCAGACTGTGTGGACCGCGTCACTGAGATTCGTGGGTTCAacgacccacagaaggaggagtataTCCGTAAAAGAATCTGTGATCAGGCCCTGGCCAGCAGGATCATTGAGCATGTGAAGTCGTCAAGGAGCCTCTTCATTATGTGCCACATCCCGGTCTTCAGCTGGATTTCCTCCACTGTTCTGGAGAAGATGTTGGTTCAGTCAGAAGGTGGAGAGATTCCCAAAACCCTGACCCAAATGTACTCCCACTTCCTGACCTTCAACGTTCTGGTAAAGCAGGAGAAGTACAACCGCGATCCAGAGAAAGGAGAGGCTGCAGAACCACAGATTAACATGGATGAGGAGGTGATCCTTAAACTCGGGAAGTTGGCCTATGAGCAGCTGGAAAAAGGCAATCTGATTTTCTACGAGGAAGACCTGAGAGAGTGTGGCATCGACATCAAAGAAGCATCTGTGTATTCAGGTGTGTGCACACAGATCTTCAAGGAGGAGTGTGGACCGTTTCAAGAgaaggtgttctgctttgtgCACCTAAGCATCCAGGAGTTCCTCGCTGCTCTGTATGTGTTTCACACATTCAGCCACGCAAATGTCAATGTAATGGTTGGCCAGGCCGATGACAAAACCCTCCAGACCCCTGAACAGGCAACTGTCCAACAACCACTAACTGCCTTGTACAGAAATGCTGTAGACAAGGCCTTGGAGAGTGAAAACGGACACTTGGACCTCTTCCTGCGCTTCCTTCTCGGTCTCTCTCTGGAGTCCAATCAGACTCTTGTTTGTGGCCTTCTGAAACAAAGAGGGAACATCTCGCAGACCGCAACAGATGAAACAATCCTGTACATCAAAGAGAGGATTAGGAAGAACTCTTCCCCAGAGAGgtgcatcaatctgttccactgtctgaatgagctcaATGACCACTCTCTAGTGGAGGAAATCCAAAGCTACCTGAACTCGGGAAACCTCACAGAGTTTCAGCTCTCACCTGCGCAGTGGTCAGCTCTGGTCTTTGTGTTGCTGACTTCAGAGGAAGATCTGGATGCGTTTGACCTGAGGAAGTACTCCAGATCAGATGAGGGTCTTCTTAGGCTAATGCCGGTGATTAAAACCTCCAAAACAGCTCA GTTGAGTGGTTGTTATTTGACAGAGAGATGTTGTGAAGCTTTGGCCTCAGCTCTAAGCTCAGCTGGCTCACAGCTCaaagagctggacctgagtgaCAACGACCTGCAAGACACTGGAATCAAGATACTGTCTACTGGAATAGCAAGTCCCCACTGCAAACTAGAGATGCTCAA GTTGTCTTTCTGTGGCGTCACAGAGGCAGGATGTACTTCTCTAGCTGCTGCTCTTCAGTCAAACCCATCtgatctgagagagctggacctgacgTACAACCACCCAGGAGCCTccggagtgaagctgctctctgctctgctcgaTGAGCCACTCTTGAAACTCAAGAAACTCAG TGTGGACCATGATGGAGAGTGCTGGTTAAAATCTGGTTTGAAGAAAT ACGCCTGTGagctcacactggacccaaacacagcatgcaggtaCCTTCTGTTATCTGATGGGAACCAGAAGATGACTCGAGGGAGGGCGGTGCAGCCGTACCCGGACCATCCGGAGAGGATGAAGAGCTGGGGCCAGATGCTGTGCGGGGAGGGGCTGACCGGCCGCCGctactgggaggtggagtggacCGGGACGTCCGCCGGAGTCGGCGTGTGCTACAGAGGAATCTGCCAGAAAGGGGAGGGCAACGACTGTGTGATGGGATACAACGACCAGTCCTGGAGTCTCCGTGTTTATGACGGCTGCTACAATGCCTGGCACAACAGAAACGGTGCCACCATAAGTCCTCCGTTCCCAGTTTCTAAGAGAGTGGgggtgtatctggactggccaGCAGGCACGCTGTCCTTCTACAGTGTGTCCTCCAACACACTGAGTCACCTGTACACTTTCCACGCAGCCTTCAGCGAGCCGCTCTACCCGGGGTTCAGGCTGTGGCACGACGACATGTCACTGTCCTTGTGCAAGGTGGAGTAG